The Mytilus edulis chromosome 5, xbMytEdul2.2, whole genome shotgun sequence genomic interval agaatttgctgGTTATCGACGATTTTCAGTTTTTGAGGTATCAATGCTGCAGTGCAATAATCATGACAAATCAATCCACAACAAAAGCTCTTCATGATGccttacatgattttttttcacacaCTAAAAGTCTGAGAATACTCAGTTACTAGAGAACAGATAATAACGCATTAGTTTAAGTATGTTTATTATAAGGTTTTCAGTTCACCGAAATGACAAAGTAagtttatacgttcaggtatttcacatccaattttttatggaaatattctttataaagcacaaagatgtcagtattcacctcataaacttacaaaacctttgaatagacttattaagaagggatataattacgatactgttgtcaagtcattaaatattgcatattttggcgttaatattgagtcactgataaggtctttgcgtcgaaactaaacacatttgTTCTAAAAACAgtttttggcatgacacgggttatgttcttctcatatatgttatgatggtatgatactaaacccctaacgggaaggattgtgcctgatgttcatatgatgaaatcataatctttcagtcagtttaattgaagtctggagctggcatgtcagtttactgctagtagtctgttgttatttatgtattattgtcattttgtttattttcgttggttacatcttctgacatcagactcggacttctcttgaactgaattttaatgtgcgtattgttatgcgtttagttttctacattggttagaggtatagggggagggttgagatctcacaaacatgtttaaccccggcgcatttttgcgcctgtcccaagtcaggagcctcatgcctttgttagtcttgtattattttaattttagtttcttgtgtacattttggaaactagtatggcgttcattgtcactgaactagtatatatttgtttaggggtcagctgaagaacgcctccgggtgcgggaatttctcgctacattgaagacctgttggtgaccttctgctgttgtttttttatttggtcgggttgttgtctctttgacacattccccatttccattctcaattttattcaacctTAATAATTATTCACAATCGCAACATTGTAAAAACATTGCAATGAGTTGATTTCATATGTATTATATGAATCATTGTGATCTTCTCTTTGAGGCACAGTATGTACCGTTATCGCGCATGTATAGTTCGCACTGGAACAGAGTCCGCACCCATTTCTCCCCACcaaatttcagataaaaaaaactttttgtaaatagttatcaaaggtaccaggattataattttgtacgccagaatTGCTAAAAAATGTCTAGTGAAACTCCGGTATATTAacgtatatattttatttttaatttaaataaaaaagagcCTTAAGTCTGAGCCATTGACTTTGATAATCAGGATTGTCATCAGCTTCTTTTTCGTCCAATGGCAATTCAATAAAATACACATCACTCGAAATGTTAATTATTTCGTCTGGGATATCcttgatttgaatattttgtaaaataacaattatttttcGAAAGTTTGTAGTATACTTTTCGTACTTTGCTCTTTCTATTTCGAATCTTCCCCATTTTCCTTCGGTAAAATGTTCAGTAATGATGAATACAACATGTCTACTCTGCTGTATTGATTCTGCTTTTGCATCAGCCGTCATATCTCCAGGAAGGAGATCTCGATCATGTAAACACACTTTAAGTCCCcatttatcttcaatttttggaagaaaaaactTCTGTATCCACGACACGCTTCTGTCTTCATAAGAAACATATGCGTCGTACAAAtagtttttatgtaaatttttctCAACGACATGACGAACTTTTCTATACGTGTACAGAATTATTTTCCACCTATAGTTATAAAGAAGAGAAAGAGGTATGAATATGCCAAATGCACTAGCAACCAATATTATTCCAACCTGGAGCCATATAGTAGCTTTGCAGTCCGAAAAGTATTTCTGCGTATTTTGTATTACCTCCTTTAATTTGGTTTGTTTGCCATCTGACATAGTACAGTTATAAGTGTCCCCATTCTTAAATGTCACTTTTGTTTTTGCGAACCACAAAAGAAAGTCTAGAGTGTCACATGAACAGACCAAAGCGTTGTTATTTAAATTAAGAATGAGGCTGTGATTTGAAATCACAATTTTATCCAGTTTAAATCGTATAGTTACATCAATTGAACTGATTAAATTGTTGGATAGATCTAAAGATTCCAACTTTTGTAATTTGGTAACAAAGGAAGGAATGGTCCTAAAAAGGTTGTTTGACATATTCAAATGCGTTATATTTGGCTGATCTAAAAGTGTCGTTTCCTCTAAAGTCCAAAGATTATTGAAAGATATGTCTATTTTTCTCAAATTGGGAGCTTTGAAAGACTTCCATTGTTTACCTTTAATTATAACTTGGTCTATGCGTGCATTCGTCACTTTCAGAATTGAAAGTTTTGGCATGAATATCGATGGGAATGTTATAATTGTAACTGGAATTCCAGATATGTCCAAATATTCCAGTTGCTCTCCACAGTCGTCTGTAAAATCAGGATAATTTTGATAAACACCAAATGACACATCGAGGTACTTCAGCGATGTATTGGCACATGTGAAAGACGCTGATGTAAAAGCTATTTGTATGTGCGTAAATCTAAGAAATTCTATTGACGATGGAATTGCAAACGTAAGATGCGGAGGACTTTTATGTGTTTCGGTTATTTCTGGAAAGTGATTTAAAACTTCCGGGTGGTAAACGTCTAAATACAGTGGATCGATATAATCCACAGTAAGATAGGAAAAATCGTACACTTTCATATTAATTGCGCTTTTGAAAAATGTAACTACTTGAAAGTAATGATCTGCTGTAGATGAAGGTAACCGGTTGGCTGATATTATAAAAGTTTTAATACATTCTGGACGTTTGAacgaaaacaaagattttttctGATAATCCACTATACCAGCTTTGGATAAATCCAGTGATTCAATGCATATAGTTCTTAGATATTTCATTAATTCTTCTGTCATAATAACAGAGTACGGAAAATTATTTTCATTGATTGAATTATCACTAATGCGGTGAAAGTTTATAACGGACATGTTTTTATTCTGGTATGGATGAAGAATACGCAATGCTTGATAAAGGTGAACATACGATTTTGACAGATCCAAAACTTTCAAGTTTGGAAAAGGATCTAGCAGTCCATATTCCATAAGAAAGAAATTGTGACAACCACTGATGTAAAGTTCTTTAAGGTCAGGCGAGAAGTTTTCAAATGTTGAGTTAAAAAGCTTAAATCTACTACTATTATGCAAATTACAAGTAGCAAAGTTCAATACTTTAATATCTCGAAGTGCAGTAAATCCTGATCGAAATACAGGAAACATGAATAGATCCAATGACAGATTTTGTAATCGGCTTAGTGAAGAAAATGTGATATCAGGATAAATAAACGGAACGTTTGTATCCAATGGCATTTTATTTTGACTGATGTCTAGAACAGCTAAATTACTAAGATGTCTGAAAACACCATGCGGAATAGTTGTGATGTTAATCAAATTATCATTTACCTTCAAAACTTTTAACAAATTGAGTCCAGAAAACGCATCCTGCTGAATTACAGATATATTATTCCCGGTTAAAACCAGCCATTTCATTTGTGTATAATAGATGAATGAATTGTTTATTAGCATGTGTATTGAGTTGTTTGACAGAATTAACTCGTAGATATCTCTTCGGAGATTCCTTGGTACAGATGTAAATCCTTGATTTTCACAGCGAGCAATTAGCTTATGTTGTATATTTCTCTCGTACCTACATGACGATAGTATATTCCCATTTGCTACTGCTATGCAAATTGACAGAACGAGGATGTTAACTGTCTTCTTCATCTTCACATCTACAATCACATCtacaataaactaaaataattATTTCGATTCCAAGGAATAATAATCCTCTgattgaactatttttttttcaatcgactgttttatattatatttaaacttCAGGAAGGTTATTAATATTGACAGTTGATAAGGATATGTTTAAAAAGTTCAAATTATAGTTTGAAGTTCAAATTTCATTACATATTTATACGCGATTCAATGGAATGCCCTCTGGTGTGACATTTAAAGGAAAGCTATCATTTTATCGTTCAAAGgtgaaataaaaatctaaatataagTTTACAATCAGACCTCATCAGTacacaaaaatattgattataatttctacataaggaaattcctattcaggaatataacagtttttttttcactcGTTAGATTTGTTTTAGCTTTTGACTTTGgcatttgataatggactttccgttaTAAATTTCCCTTGGAAttcggtatttctgttattttacattttacgtCTCTCGAGCGATATTGCCCCAACAACAAGATCTTTCTACACATATTCACCAGTTGTGTATATTTTATGCAAAACTTGCTTAATatgaatgaaaaaatgaaatttatttctcGTTAACTACAAATTACATAGTTacagaaaataaatatgtataaacaaattGCAACAACTATTAAATCTCatgtgaacaatacaaacatattaaACTTAAAATTACAAACTAACCAGGAGAagtgtaaataaatgtatatacacgTTTGTTCAGGGTTTTAATCAACTCAATCATTcaaatcataatttgttttgttttcgtaATTaaactgtattaaaaaaaaacgcaacagtagcatacccgtgtttaaaagacataaatagttatagcgaaaaaaaaaaaccggtttaCAAATCAAACCGAGCGAAACACATGAACTATAAGAGTAAACAACGGAAAAACATGAACACCGAAGTACAACAAAATAAAACCGCCAACCCACCTAGATACGAACTATTtggtaacaactgccatattaccGACTTGGTACAgaatatattaagaaaaaaaatggttaattgaacctggtttaaatGGCTAGCTGAACCTCCcactttatgacaatgttaaaaaaatatttaggtCTGTCTTAATAATTATTGGCACTGAGATTagtcaataaattattttaactttcatatgttaaataatttttttctcacaTTTCTCTCTTCAGGtttgtttttatgaatatatatatattatataatactaGGAACGTATACAGCGAATACAAAAAACTAAAATCGCCTATACTTTCATTTACGCCAAGATGTTGTTTAATGAAATTGTTTTCTCTGCATTTATCATGCTTTTCTATAATGTATGGTAAAATCACTGACTGAGAGATATTATCCTAAATTATTTAAAACTATCATTCTCACAATAATATTTTCCCAATGGTGTAAATTTGTTATACTAAGATAGGACTAACGCCATTATAAGTGAATCTATTTCATATACGAGCCTCTCAGAAATATGATTCCAAGAGACTGCACAGTGCATATACTGTGACAGTTTACCTTATCTGAAAAGTCCAGCTGTTATTTCATACAGATTCTATCAGCTGAGCCGAGACAATtataacaataattaaaaaaataatatagttaacgtgttttttcttattataattcTAAAATAAGGAATTTGTTCTATTATGTTAATTTGCAAGCAGAACTCTTCACAGCAAAGATTGTTCAGTATTTGGACACATCAAAAAATCTCTGGTGAAagcttttgcttttttttaaatgatttttcttctgaaaataccggtaataaataaaaaaacatgttaactTTGTTATTTAAGCAAAAACGAGGCGAATGTGAGCAAAGggatattcaaatattcaaactcatgaatcacaaaagaaaatatagtaaaacagacacctccatggctaaaatgaaaaagacaatcagTACACCAAAACCGAAGACAACACAACACGAGCCCACTATAAACTGAGATGATATCAgatgctccggaatggtaagcaggtCCTGCAATAGTCTTCGTTTAAATGTTCAGTTTACATTTACGGTTGTGATGAATCTTAGCATTTAACTTCATTATTGTCTATTGATTTACTACTTTTTCTTCACAAATTTACAATTCGCCAGAGTGtgttttattaagtttatttacCTTAATATTACAAGAGGACGTTTTGATTGGAAATTCTactgtaaattttcaatttttaatgacaCCATGATCTTTCATTTTTCCGCCCAACTTGTACGTTCCTGTATCATTAGGCACGTGTTCAGTATTTCGCTACAGTCTTATTGGATTAATCTGTACGAGTTAACAATGGAAAGATTGGAATATCCCAAGATTATCAAAATTTTCTTTATtctattattagaaaaaaaaatatgatgttatTTAGAGCATGTCTAGTAGATATAAGACGTAGAAAAATAATGAGAGTTCAAGGGACACAACTATAAACAAATGtgtattccaaaaaaaaaaccacacctgTAAAATtgcacaacaaaaacaaaatacaaagccAGGGGGACTTTTGAATTCTCTTctctttttctttacttttttttattttgaattattgattCATTTTCTTTCCTTCCCATCCTTCCTTTTCCGCGTGCTTGATCACGATTAATAAGGTAGTCTATGGGCCTTAAATTTAAAAACGATTAAGATAATTCACACTTTGTCAAAATGGAATTTATATCATgctattttaaattaataaaacgaTGGGAAAACCGTTAAAGGGggaaaatacattttgtttacacATTAGAATTGTCAATTTGGAAAGCAGATAAGCAGCtggtttttcttgtttgaattgattaCACCTTTATATGTCTCGTCGACCCTATTTTATCTAACTAAACGATATTGATAAACTATGTTTTCTTACTTCATTTGGTCATTTATTGATGAATTGGTGTAGTTGCCTCACTgtcaatcatgccacatcttcttttttctaattGTATCCTTTTGTAGTTTttctaatttgataaaaaaaaaaccactgttTGATTGAATAAGTGTTTACAAACAGTAGATGTGAATAATTAACATTGTAACTTATTCACACTGACCGCATTATAATTCATTTTAGATTTTATGACGTAATAATATGAAGATGGATGACTGtttaacgtccagcggcaaattaCATGGATATAAAGGACAaatgtgatatgaatatcaaCATGGCATTTTTTCTAGACATTTACAATGTACGCTGATTTTTTAACGTATTAGCTCAGAAAGTAAACAGTCCATAAAAAGACATATCACCCTTTCCGGGTACATTATTCTGACCCCCTGCTGACCAGTCTGTAATACCATGTACCTACAATGTAGTGGAGAAGCAACACATACTTATTGTGAAGTCTTTGGTTTCTCCTGGTTAACGTTCGAACAACCGACATCCTGCACTCTAAGCAAACACGCTACCAAAAGACCATCAATGTGGTCTAATTGTTCTAATACTACAATAATTGGCATTGGGAAAACCAGTCAAGCAGTTGCTAAAATACCATATTTGAACTTAACAAATGTTATATCTTTAAAGCTTATCCTAATCTATGCGGCAACTATGCTTTCTGCgctggaaaaaaataattaatcgtATATAAGCGTTTCTTTATGCAGTCATTGATAACACAAAGCCTTGTTTGTGACATTGAGTTTTATCTTTTTGGTATAATCAAAGAGGTCATACATGTATAACCTCTTTGGTATAATTGAGGTAATCGGAATTCATTCAAAAATGTATCATTGACAACGTTTTAAATGAATAGATGCCGAATGAAAAGGAAAATCCTCCATTGGCTCAAAAACATATAGGTCACAGTGTTTTTCCTTCACTTAAAAAAATTGACTCCTCTCCCAAATAATAACATTATCAATGTTATTCATAATGAGCATATTGTTGCAGTGTGATTTGCTTTATCCTTTTCAAATGTGAATTGACTTCCGAAAGACGAAAGACGAATACGATAGGCTTAATTTATGATATAATATGTACTTTTACGATAGAACTGTGTATTGAAAAATCTTTCCTATTAAATCAAAAAAACTCAAACGAAAATCACCATCGATGCGGGGGGAAACCCAACGAGTTCCGCGTCGTATGATTTGTTTGAAAAACGTACATTTATAtcacaaataattataaataaaaagttattGCTCAGCGTCAATGAATTCTAAGTAAAGTGCAGGCAATAGGGAAGACCACAGTCACAAGCAAAACGATTTGGTCGCGCATGTTGAGGATGTATGTGTTCAATTTAAATTGACCTTTTTTTCATTCAAGTAAATAGTGCATGACCTTTAGAATCGTTTAATGCTTtcataagaaagaaaaaatgtcaatttaactgcatataatggtgtagcaatttaaataccaaatataattctgattaaaaaaaattgactgataaatacaaaaaaagtgCACCTTAGTTTACAAGAATTTTCTTGGAGAACTTCTTACCTTACAATAAAAATGTTAACTTTTTCTTCAACTgaataaaactataataaaatCTCATAACGTTTTATTACCTGTCTGAGGCTTATCCAAGGGGGTCCAGGGGGTTGCAGCTCCCCTTTATTTTTTACATCAATGCTTTGAATGAAATTTTATGGTTGGACACTTCCCCCTGTTTATCCTGGGTAGGAACACCTCCTTTAAAAAATagctggatccgcctatgcctGTCATGTGGTTATCTTTGATAATTACTTATCGAAAAATATCAATGTACACTAATTTGTCACGAAAACTGATTTGATTGCCATggtgaaataaaagaaattaaaatattgacCTAAGCATATAGAA includes:
- the LOC139524075 gene encoding toll-like receptor 2, which produces MKKTVNILVLSICIAVANGNILSSCRYERNIQHKLIARCENQGFTSVPRNLRRDIYELILSNNSIHMLINNSFIYYTQMKWLVLTGNNISVIQQDAFSGLNLLKVLKVNDNLINITTIPHGVFRHLSNLAVLDISQNKMPLDTNVPFIYPDITFSSLSRLQNLSLDLFMFPVFRSGFTALRDIKVLNFATCNLHNSSRFKLFNSTFENFSPDLKELYISGCHNFFLMEYGLLDPFPNLKVLDLSKSYVHLYQALRILHPYQNKNMSVINFHRISDNSINENNFPYSVIMTEELMKYLRTICIESLDLSKAGIVDYQKKSLFSFKRPECIKTFIISANRLPSSTADHYFQVVTFFKSAINMKVYDFSYLTVDYIDPLYLDVYHPEVLNHFPEITETHKSPPHLTFAIPSSIEFLRFTHIQIAFTSASFTCANTSLKYLDVSFGVYQNYPDFTDDCGEQLEYLDISGIPVTIITFPSIFMPKLSILKVTNARIDQVIIKGKQWKSFKAPNLRKIDISFNNLWTLEETTLLDQPNITHLNMSNNLFRTIPSFVTKLQKLESLDLSNNLISSIDVTIRFKLDKIVISNHSLILNLNNNALVCSCDTLDFLLWFAKTKVTFKNGDTYNCTMSDGKQTKLKEVIQNTQKYFSDCKATIWLQVGIILVASAFGIFIPLSLLYNYRWKIILYTYRKVRHVVEKNLHKNYLYDAYVSYEDRSVSWIQKFFLPKIEDKWGLKVCLHDRDLLPGDMTADAKAESIQQSRHVVFIITEHFTEGKWGRFEIERAKYEKYTTNFRKIIVILQNIQIKDIPDEIINISSDVYFIELPLDEKEADDNPDYQSQWLRLKALFYLN